ACGAAAAACGTTTATAAACActtcaaaattagttttttctgaacatattttgcactgaaaaatgttaatttgaggaattaagtcaatttttatttttcgtgtattttcagaagtttaaaaaacgttcaaaaaaagttcatcgttgtgtcacgttttgatgtttagaatagtcaacacctttttaactttttttcaacaattttttttatacgggtTATATcagaaatgtttaatatatttgcacataaaatttgagtgtgtgatattaaaaataaatcaacacATATGCTTGAAATCGTActgtgcccttttttcacagattttgcttgggtattattttggaaataggtcaacacatatgcttggaatggtaacaaataaataaactaatgaTTGTTGGGTAGTgggaataattaatattttataaaaactcacTAATAAATCCGATTCTAGCAACAAAAGGATATGCTCCTAAAGTTGGAGTATAACTTCTTATTAAACTTTGTCCACAATCACGTGAAGGTTTAGGATCTGATGAATGATCTGGATTTTTATTGCTATAATCAGGATTATAATTGCCAATGTCACGAGGTGAATTACAACAAACTTTAGCTGTTTTTCCTACGTAGCCACAAACAGCTTGTCGaaatctaatttaattaattaattaatcgaacGAAAGAATATgctgtgatatttttttatggcaTACGCACCGATGGATAGGAAGAGTAGCTTCATTTAATAACGTCACTATATCAGAACAATAATCCAATggaatacatattttattatctggGCATGCCAATGTATTAGTATATCGATAATCACGTGAATAAAAATCACCTCGATCAcagtatattaaattaattattataaaaaaataaaagtattcgatatacattattatattaaaataaaaacttgtattaaatctttatattttactttagaattatttttaatgttttccaCATACGATTCTATTTTATAACtgaatacttatttttacCGTATAAGTATAAGTATTTCATGATTTTTAATCTGATACATAAATCTGTATTCATACataaatggtttttttacctTGATACATTGAATTATATCCGCATCCGGCGGAAAACACGATCATCAGTATGCTACTTAAAATCGATACATCTCTGATGAtagattaatataaaaataataaaatgatttttataaagtattagataatagtatttttatatttaattcctaatacttttttctttactttcaagaattcgaaaaaaaaaatcggtctacaggttgaccctgcgggccagccccaaaacttcccgctgttttcgagctcttcgaggaTTTCTTTCCCCACGATATTTCACGAACGAactgaccgattttgatggttgaggcggcaatcgacgtattttattgagttctagagctgatcagattttggaattgttcggttgaattatttcaaagatattcgcaaatcactgttttttaccatttctttctcccgcgatatctcccgaacaaattaaccgattgagatggctaaggtagcaatcgacgcgttttattgttCTACAGCTGATTAGATATTGGAGTCGATCGTTttagtcgtttctgagaaatcaataaaaaactaaaaaaaaaaaaatttttttttcgtaattcgtcAATATTTTCgtgtctacttgatcaaatgatataaaattttcaagaaagttgatggccaacaagctctttcgattgccaccttaaacatccaaatcggttcattagttaaaaagttacaaagagtttacatacacacacactcggacatcaatctgaaaatagacagaatagcttcctaggacctcaaaacgtcgacatctgatgaaaactcgattttctaAAATCGGGTCGAAAACAATCaattcccgaatttttcgaaaatcatcgattttcttagcgggaagttaaaaaaaaaacatttccaaCAAGAGTTAAATATGTACTTATAAGCCCAAGAGCTCgtcctgattaaaaactctgaTTGAAAAtcaggaaattaaaaatattatcctccgatttaaatttttaaatcggattcgatcaaaaaataatatttatcatttgtttatttCCAATGTATAGATTACATTCGTAacttttcacatttttttctttgcttaAGAtctagaataaataaattctttgtACTTTTTAATCTAAACGTCTCTTATTTTGAATTGTTCTGCTTTTATACTTTGATTTATCGAATATCACATGTCACTTTTGTCACCTCTAATAATGACGAACACATCCCTCCTGCTTTCCTTGCACTAGAACTTTGGTTACTCCACGTGGTTATCTCCTCCGTTAACTTGCTTCTCAAAAGTTTTCAGATATGAGCATATTTTTTCATCTGGCTTATTTCTGAGTGTTTGTGTTAGGAGCTTGTATTTGGCTTCTTCTCAATaacatatgtacatatattataaaaacatgTGCGCTTTGAGACTTTGTTTATATTGTCTAATAATCTCCGAACTTTAACCTTTGTATTTACGACAAATATAGTAtactaaaaaatagtaattaaatatttattacttccattttaagtaaaaaatttatttatttatttaggggtaataataaattgaatgagccaccaataatattttattttcctgttacgaataattttatacttttccCTGTTTTCTGATTTGCTTAAAGTTATTTTCAACCCCAGTCTACTAACAGTGAACGCGAGTTTCCCTAAATCTaaagattaaattttacatGAAAAATCTTTGGGTTTTGACATgtctattaatttacttattttttttattagaaagcTGCAGACACTCACAAAATTAGCTGATTGAACGCAGATTAAATCCGGAATGGATGCGGagcgaataattttttctaaaactccggaactccgagtggagTGGATTgggatcgaaaaaaatttcatattcattccaaatttaaaaattttcaattttcatagcgggaagttaaaaaagggAAGTCATTGGTTTCAGTTCGATTTTGgaaaatcgagttttaaaCAGATCTCGACGTTTTAAGGTCCTAGTAAGCTATCATGATCATTTTCAAGAGGATGTCTGAGTGTATGGATGTAAATATTcgataacttttgaatagatCAACCAATTTAGATCTTTCAGATGACATTCAAAGCAGCTAATTAATTCCAAGGTGCTGTGAAAAAATTAGGCTTGACCGGTGAAGTATGTGTCaagttattccaaaaataaaattgtttgaaaaatgttattttggATAACATTTAGTATACTTGATGAATTGATTTCAAAACTTAACCAGCTCTAGAAAAAACCATTGAAgtcatagtaattaataattataatgcaaTGACGCAcaaatttataagttaatttatataaataattgaataaaaaatacgataatttataaaattacttaattgctggttattcaataattaataataaattaaataattgatatcgtttgtttattaatatgtTTATAGCAGTTTGTCAGTTGTTGTTACAAGGTTATTAGACTGTACTGACCAAAACAACTCTCGCGTtgctatataaatatgtaataagTCTTTCTTTTTGAATAAGTTTCTTACAAGTTCATATttgtaacaataaataaaagctggcgctgaatttttataacacgTCCATGTTTCGCTAAGTGCAACACCGagacaaaaagtttttttttacttttttatataaaatttattgaagattttaagaaaaacgaactgaagaaaaaaaatgaattacaaaaccacgtattgttttttatttatatttatgctAAATATATTCGTTTTATCGGTAGCTAGCGATTCGTATAGAAAAGTACATTTCAGTGGCGGCTTAAGAATTGCTCGAggttttggtaaaaaatttatttagtcgACAGTTCTTTGaggtaaagtatttttttttacttctatgatttataagaataaatattttactaattattatttttattggtttatttattttagtacaAAGAATTTCAACtgcgttattaaaattttatatgagtcACCAAACTATTAAAGcgacaataaaaatagttttggTGTTGGTACAAAATATGTGATGTAGCTGACATTATTTTTGAGGCAAaacattgaaattattttgaccttaaataaaaaaaatttgtgtgaaagacaataattttattaatcattccCTGTCGATTTgttttgttacaaaaaaatttgacagggAATCCTGAAATACTCAattgcacagtaaaaaatattgtgttaaaatcaacacaatctgtgtgttagaaacggtccacacaatgtttgtgttatttttcaaaacagactatttgtgttgaatttcaacacaaaatttatgttaaaatttcaacactttttttgtgttgattttaaagtaacacttaataaatgttgataatatcgATTCTTATACtaagtaacacttttaaagtgttgaagagtaaatcgattaaaaattttaaagtaacacaaagaattgacacaaaataatcaacacaaaaattttaacacggaccgtttttaacacagatacacggaaagaaaattatggcagcggttcccataattttgtgaaattttttcctataccataataggaattacgaccataaattatgggagcggttcctataattataggaatgattcccataattataggaatagttcctataattatgggaatgatacccataacactataggaatggttcctataattataggaatggttcctataatttaaaggaatactttctataatattatgggaatcattcctataatagtatgggaactattcccataatattatgggaatgattcccataatgcaattggaatggttcgtataccattatgggaatggttcccatattatcatgaaaaaattaatttaaagaaatgtggtaatcacttttacaatacacagaaatattattaaacataaaaacaaaaattcaaacattgaaaaaaaaaatcgtatttggcagaaaacattaaaatttttaataagaattttttgtcagcacaaaacattcaagaaaatttaaattttgggaaatttctacactattgtgcaaaaaaaaaaattttatgatattatagggacggttcccataacattatgggaatagttcccataatattataggaatagttcctataccaatatgggaaccattcccataatagtatggaatgattcccataccattatgggaatggttcccataatggtatgggaaccattcccatatcattatgggaaccattcccataatggtatgggaactattttcatactattatggggatggttcccataatatatgggaaccattcctatagtagtataggtactattcccataccattatgggaaccattcgcataatgcataggaaaacttcccataattttctttccgtgtacacaatattttttactgtgtgattgtatgaaaattataaaaaattttcctaaaaaattaaatgatttttttttaacatttattacaaagtgattacattattttataatcatactttattaaataatatttaaaaactattatacAATTGTAAATCTTTAACAACCACTGGCACGCTTATCATTCCATTTTATTGCAGTTTCAACAATTCCTGTggctttaataaaatcaacagCAACAATATTTGCAGTATGTTGCCATTCATCGCTGTACCACTCGGTGATATTTATATCAACATTTTCAGCCATTTTTCTGAGGCCACCCAATCGATTAAATATCACATCAAAAGTTGTGGGTGTTAATTGAGCCATTGCTGCTCGTGGTTGCGATAATCGGTTACTAAAATcacattaatcattaattactaacagttttttttgtcttctcacactgaaaaaaaaaatttcctatcaTAACAAAAATCAAGACTACGCAGCTATTTGTTATGATAACAAAACTATCTTGGTTAACGCAACGAAGTGACGTTTGTTGTGGTAAGTAAAGTGAAGTTGCTGTTGTAACAAATGATATGTGTtgcggaaaaattttttgaatacgcATAGAATTTTGTGCTGTAATTAGGTGAACAATTTCATTAAGAATTACTAATTTTGCAAGAATtagtaaataagtaaaaaagtaACTCAAAAAACTTTGTTCACAATTGTTATTTGGAAAATAACTGTCTGTCCAAATTGGGCCAAGCATCACGTTCACAACTATGTCCAATACAGACTATCAACCTTAGCAATGTActagatagaaaaaaaagtttactggAACCAGgaatttttcagatagatcTGAGTTGTTTTAGAACAGAAAGAAATTCCTaagataagaaaaatttcttgactcgagaaaattttacttcacCTAAGATATTATCGCTTCTTGATATATTCtcttgagtcaaaaaaatcatttcttcaAGGCGCCCTTAGCTATACTTAGACATATTggcatatttttcaaaataaatagcgtttaatattttaaccataATTTACAAACGCAATttatgtcaaaaataaaaaactcgtAATAAATTCTTAATGATACTGTTCACCTAATTAAAGCacaaaattctctgcgtgttcgaaaaatttttcgacaaCACATATCATTTGTTACGACAGCAACTTCACTTTACTTACCACAACAAATGTCACTTCGTTGCGTTAACCAAAATAGTTTTGTTATCATAACAAATCCCTgacggttttgaatcaccctggaaatACCCTCggagtggaaacacggtgaaatcacggtgataaaatgaaaaaacccaccgtgtaaacaccgtggatccaccgtgattccagggtgtttccagggtgattcaaaaccgccagggatAGCTGTGTAGTCTTGATTTTTGTTatgataacaaattttttttctcagtgcatAAAAtgtttaacaataataataaataattataattattcaggTTAATCAGACCACAAACGCAATGTTGACAATTAATTCACACTTTATTGCTACGTTTCGTCGGACATCACAAATGAATCATAGTATTATGAATGAGtatttgattatataaaaGATGTTTTAGAGGCATGGTTGTGCTTAACCTGTATCCAGCGAGGCCTGTCTAGAATAACAACGTGTTGATACTCATGTTTCATGGCATGCTGATGATATTTGCTATGTATTTTATactattaaaaagaaaaaatgtaaatgtttagattcattttataatctgttttatgtaatattatattattctatatttattgtaagaaTGGAGTTTAATGACTTATTTGACAATTTGGATATTCAACATGTTATATTAGaatatagtttatttatttaatgtatgtATTTTGTAGATTGCCTGAAGAAGTCGGGATGTCCGACGAAACGTAGCAATAAAGGGTGAATTAATTGTCAACATTGCGTTTGTGGTCTGATTAAcctgaataattataattatatattccCTTGGACCTGattatccctgattaaaaattccgattgaaatcaattaattCTGATTGAAAGTCTATCGGAATTCATTGGTTTCAATCGAAGTTTTTAAATCAGGGATAACAATTAtggatgataataataaaaattatcgaaacaacaaaaaatttttaaggtaCCACGtttttaaaacagactaaaaagtataaaataatttctctaAGCCTCATGAAGATTTAAAACCCTCTACAGATTCCGAACTTCTTACAGATAGTCCTGAAAATTTGTGATTGTAAATTCTTAATGGCTATAAAAATACTTGTAAGATTTAAAACGAAAagcgggggggggggggggcatgCAACAGATAATTGATGCATTAATAGTTCTACTTGCTAACAATTTTCCTCGAGTGGGCCGTACCCCACCGTGATCTGTCTCAAAAGATTATGGCGCCCGAAAAAACTCGTAGATAAGATATCACTAAGTGATGGATGAGGGCAAGCGTGTACAACGGCATGTCTAAAATCTTAGTGAATATAAGTGGAAGGAACCCTTTTTAGGGTATTGAGAAGAAGTTGCATCTCACCACTAATCTGTAACCTGAAGACCATTACAGGGAATTGGTACCATGGGGGGCccattccaagccccacttcgaccagagtctttttatttcctgagatggaaGGAATGATGGGCCCAAGTGAGGTTggactcgtggtggctgtggttagataccacGCGAAATGAGGATTTTTGATTAGACCTCCGGTTAATGTCCATCTTAGTCGTcacttgattatatttttcgacTAAGAGTGTCGACTGGGTCAGAAGATGGGGATGCTTCGCAACGcgtgtatgcccaaaagggtgaAAAAACGGCCTCCTGTCAAACGGAGGTGGACTCcggtcccgttacattaattaattactaacaattttattgcactGCAACTGATATGAATCAATGTGTGAGTTTTCTCATTGATAGCTCCTCTCTATACTTCTTAGTTATGTATTGCATGCGCCgcactttttttgttttaaatcttACAAGTACTTTCATAGCTATTTACAATTTACAATCACAAATTTTCAGGACTATCTATAAGAAGTTCGAAATCTGTATGGGATTTTAAATCTTCATGAGGCtcagagaaattattttatactttttagttCGTTTTAAAAACGTGGTatgttaaaaacttttttttatttcaataattgttTTCTGCTTTTTAGTATTATGTGTATGAAATTTTGCAATCGATTTTAAACACCTTAATAAGATAATCACAGACATGCGACAAATTTCAAGTTTATTTCAGTTTCTTTTCACCTGATATctgaaatagaaaatcgttatttttttttttaataaaattaagatgcagttagttttaaattgataataaaaatttctactgaaCAGACAAACAAGCGAATACGAAATGAGTTAATGTTGCATTGTCTCGGGCCGAAATTTAAGTCGTACATTGAACACAatctttcttcttcttctttttgtttttgttttatttcgtTTTCTCCTTCACTTCTtttccttctttttttttttaattttcttgcaTTGTCATTTAATTCCGAGCTATGTTCCAAATTTCAGCTATCTATCTCATCGAGGAGTTACTTTAAAAccaattacaaaatttcaccCGAACAGACATACATGAAAGCGAGTTAATGAAAACgtggtaataaaataataataacaataataataatagtaatgtcTTACTAATGATGTAATTCGTCAGCAGCTTGagtttctattttatttaaatgcctATAAAGAGCACTAACAGTTCTAACATTGCCCCACTGTTGTTCGACCTGCGGCCAGACACTTGCTCTCGATGCAACGACATTGGAATAATCATAACTGATAATAAGTCTTCTGCCTGTTGACCAAATGTCCTCGAGACTTGTTCCCCAAACATGAACTGGTCTGTCTAAATAATAACCATCAAATTGCTCTTGTAAATAATTCGTTAATTGATAATGTGCTGCCAATGATTGAaatcctaaatttttttaaaagtatttaattaatttcgttgctataatattatttattgtacttaaataaaattgatgacaATTATTGTTCAATAAATTACCAACAGGAAATTCTTGGATatcaaaaataacaatttcatcggtattgtctaaaaaaattttaacgtcTCTAATAACATCTCGAAGTGGTACTATACGAATTGGTCCATGATTaccccaaaaaatttcatctgaaTTGGGATACCGACCAACGCGAATGTCTAAATAACGTGCTCCGTAAATTAATTGACCTAGTACATCTTCAtcctattaattaaataacaataatatattaattttaatgaaactac
The Microplitis mediator isolate UGA2020A chromosome 6, iyMicMedi2.1, whole genome shotgun sequence genome window above contains:
- the LOC130670627 gene encoding PI-PLC X domain-containing protein 1-like, producing the protein MFCKNIYLFTLFIFLFNFSAGELENNCRNENNEIDNSDLSILISPLMSSEMIREICIYWKNSNLESGDVFKLYKGNPNTTNAQVIFKFQPDAIHGFKKTGISSDFISTSQLTFKDECLNYYVSWVRNDTIKKTSCLSTHPNWMSKRKNSIGNLKMREVFIPGTHDSAAYNKFQNPKTELIIDKYTITQDEDVLGQLIYGARYLDIRVGRYPNSDEIFWGNHGPIRIVPLRDVIRDVKIFLDNTDEIVIFDIQEFPVGFQSLAAHYQLTNYLQEQFDGYYLDRPVHVWGTSLEDIWSTGRRLIISYDYSNVVASRASVWPQVEQQWGNVRTVSALYRHLNKIETQAADELHHYNRLSQPRAAMAQLTPTTFDVIFNRLGGLRKMAENVDINITEWYSDEWQHTANIVAVDFIKATGIVETAIKWNDKRASGC